A region from the Lycium barbarum isolate Lr01 chromosome 8, ASM1917538v2, whole genome shotgun sequence genome encodes:
- the LOC132605985 gene encoding uncharacterized protein LOC132605985: MTSNIVECINKHLLATRELPIYDFLEEIRKMFGRWNYNNRRNGTYTFTTLGKKFQEMLSINEYLCLRMTIEPSIEFVYTVHDGRRRFIINLSNKTCSCRMFQLDEIPCPHAWAVIKQKHLVVDDYCSDLFKPETVVKTYDIAVDPLLDESEWKISKDILDEVLLPPRYKRPPGRPKKRRDKPLHELMAGKKRHACSTCGQLGHNRRSCGFESRRK; the protein is encoded by the exons ATGACTTCTAACATTGTGGAATGTATTAACAAACATCTTCTAGCTACTAGAGAACTGCCGATATATGACTTTCTGGAAGAGATTCGAAAGATGTTTGGTAGATGGAATTACAATAATAGGAGAAATGGAACATACACGTTCACCACACTAGGTAAAAAATTCCAAGAGATGCTGTCAATCAATGAGTATTTATGTCTACGAATGACG ATTGAACCATCAATAGAATTTGTGTACACGGTACATGATGGACGAAGGCGTTTCATTATTAATCTGAGTAACAAAACATGCAGTTGTCGTATGTTTCAATTAGATGAAATCCCATGTCCGCACGCATGGGCTGTTATAAAACAGAAACATttggttgttgatgattattgcTCTGATTTATTCAAGCCGGAGACAGTTGTAAAGACATATGATATTGCTGTGGATCCTCTACTAGATGAGAGTGAATGGAAAATTTCAAAAGACATCTTGGATGAAGTATTGTTGCCGCCGAGATACAAAAGACCACCTGGTAGGCCAAAGAAGAGGCGTGACAAACCTTTACATGAATTAATGGCTGGAAAAAAGAGACATGCTTGCAGTACTTGTGGACAACTTGGACATAACAGGCGTTCGTGTGGTTTTGAGTCTAGGAGGAAATGA